One genomic segment of Drosophila melanogaster chromosome 3L includes these proteins:
- the CG33233 gene encoding uncharacterized protein, isoform C encodes MPAMDVDTALLTIGYGLGQVIIFMVSFFIYMYSVTESMTAGYLVVLTSCEFDTSPKEKTLLANSLLGGMVASGLFIGFLADRYGRKFVIRLALVGALSFSVISALMPDLYSLSVIRIIVGTFLSAVASLQVGFLGEFHAIKWRPITVAICSQSQGLALIYCPLVAMAILPNNFNVDLSSSYNLRVWRFLMMFFMIPGWLALVGICLVPETPHFLMSVNRPDKALLALKWICRMNRKKWEDVDITLSEEKSSTNDQEGFWKTVWYEYKLLFSKPHVFKFFICLFLIFGIFFTSIGLGIWFPVIRNMDNSGSNRLCDLVNNNPTFINHEADDTNGTDSESPKCNDEMTNLIDPVYYGFTYIGCFILASVLVHWMTRKYVIALHILISMILGISLNIMKQPTVVLIFFVLMMVLPGVLIPLATSVLVDCLPVNLRGKALCMVRSLARFGGVLGSTMIGLFIRVTCDVTFNIFNLCLAICVVLAVFQPKDIVT; translated from the exons ATGCCGGCGATGGATGTGGACACTGCTCTCTTAACCATAG GTTATGGGCTTGGTCAGGTGATCATTTTCATGGTGAGTTTCTTCATATACATGTACTCCGTAACTGAGTCCATGACTGCTGGCTATCTGGTGGTCCTGACCTCCTGCGAGTTCGATACCTCGCCTAAGGAGAAGACCCTATTGGCCAATTCCCTGCTGGGAGGGATGGTAGCTTCCGGATTGTTCATTGGCTTCCTGGCGGACAGGTATGGACGCAAGTTCGTTATCCGATTGGCACTCGTAGGAGCGCTGTCCTTCTCGGTGATTTCTGCTTTAATGCCGGATCTCTATTCGCTTTCTGTGATTCGGATTATTGTTGGAACTTT CCTCTCGGCGGTTGCATCTTTGCAGGTAGGATTCCTCGGAGAGTTCCACGCAATCAAGTGGCGACCAATAACGGTAGCCATTTGTAGCCAATCTCAGGGTCTAGCTCTCATCTACTGTCCACTGGTGGCCATGGCTATTCTGCCCAACAACTTCAATGTGGACCTCAGCAGCAGCTACAACCTACGCGTGTGGCGATTCCTAATGATGTTCTTCATGATTCCCGGCTGGTTGGCCCTCGTCGGAATTTGTCTGGTGCCGGAGACACCACATTTTCTCATGTCTGTCAATCGGCCGGACAAGGCCCTCCTGGCCCTTAAATGGATATGCCGGATGAACAGGAAGAAGTGGGAGGACGTCGACATAACTTTGAGTGAAGAGAAATCAAGCACAAACGATCAGGAAGGCTTCTGGAAGACTGTGTGGTACGAGTATAAGCTGCTCTTTTCCAAACCTCACGTCTtcaagttttttatttgtctctttcttatttttgggATATTTTTTAC ATCCATTGGATTGGGCATCTGGTTTCCAGTTATCCGCAACATGGACAACTCTGGCTCCAACCGTTTATGCGACCTCGTCAATAATAATCCAACATTTATAAATCATGAAGCGGATGATACCAATGGAACGGATTCGGAGTCACCAAAGTGCAACGACGAGATGACCAACCTGATCGATCCGGTCTACTACGGCTTTACCTACATTGGATGTTTTATCCTGGCCTCGGTGTTGGTACATTGGATGACCCGGAAGTATGTAATTGCCCTGCACATCTTGATCTCTATGATCCTGGGAATTTCGCTTAATATAATGAAGCAGCCGACAGTGGTGCTAATCTTCTTCGTGCTAATGATGGTATTGCCTGGTGTCCTGATCCCACTGGCCACCTCGGTACTAGTCGATTGTCTTCCCGTCAATTTGCGAGGAAAGGCACTCTGTATGGTGCGATCCTTGGCGCGGTTTGGTGGCGTGTTGGGCAGCACCATGATTGGGCTCTTCATAAGGGTTACGTGTGATGTAACCTTTAACATCTTCAATCTCTGCCTGGCAA TTTGCGTCGTTTTGGCTGTCTTTCAACCCAAGGACATAGTGACATAA
- the CG33234 gene encoding uncharacterized protein, isoform E, which yields MSDIDEVFTKLGFGKMQFIILLSCFNLQIWMTNEQLGFGVIIAGASCEMRIHDRRLAWLMAASFAAQMVSCFLWGELADVYGRRKIIMITSTVANIVSILSACVPEFWGFLFLRSVGGFFIAASVVSLMTYLSEFTKISLRPRVLTIMSFSLGVSMIYVPCLAGVLLPLRTEPSSWRILLLCNQVPGIIGIIILVFLPESPKYYLSINNQEKAMQVMEKICRMNKGKKVTLNSLGVESLTQPRLRQPTEKHGSCYETKVLLLNHAKIMWFFFIIFFSLSGLGFALPIWMLRVRVLTATFTDWDTMCSHLDGIKADSPGRTECHLTYEQMTDPMIHGCVVLALFVVTSVILTWLSRRWVIIGYICISIIGCVALNFMEHPNLILISFFAIIDPLICSVRLAGSMLIDLVPTHLRGKVFALISMTGRAGILITSVYVGYTLSYICYVTFNIFILVLIGCHVYWLPSEFQRTSFTN from the exons ATGAGTGACATAGATGAGGTGTTTACCAAGCTGG GTTTCGGCAAGATGCAGTTCATCATTTTATTAAGCTGCTTTAATCTGCAAATTTGGATGACCAACGAGCAGCTGGGATTTGGAGTAATAATAGCAGGTGCAAGTTGTGAAATGCGAATACACGACAGGCGGTTGGCCTGGTTAATGGCTGCAAGTTTCGCCGCCCAGATGGTATCCTGCTTTTTATGGGGCGAGCTGGCGGATGTGTACGGAAGGCGCAAAATCATTATGATTACGTCAACCGTTGCGAACATTGTGTCCATTCTCTCGGCTTGCGTGCCGGAGTTTTGGGGCTTCCTTTTCCTTCGTTCAGTGGGTGGCTTCTT TATTGCTGCGTCAGTTGTTTCTTTAATGACATACTTGAGTGAATTCACAAAGATCTCCTTGCGACCCAGGGTGCTGACCATTATGAGCTTTTCGCTCGGCGTGAGCATGATCTACGTGCCAT GTCTGGCCGGTGTTCTGCTGCCATTGCGAACGGAGCCCAGTAGTTGGCGCATCCTGCTGTTGTGCAACCAGGTGCCCGGAATCATCGGAATAATCATTCTGGTATTCCTGCCCGAGAGTCCAAAGTACTATCTGTCGATTAACAACCAGGAGAAGGCCATGCAAGTCATGGAAAAAATCTGCCGAATGAACAAGGGCAAGAAGGTTACTCTGAATAGTCTGGGAGTGGAGTCGCTAACCCAGCCGCGCCTGCGCCAACC AACCGAGAAGCACGGGTCGTGTTACGAAACCAAAGTGCTACTGCTAAACCATGCCAAAATCATGTGGTTTTTCTTCATCATATTCTTCAGCCTGTCGGGACT AGGTTTTGCCCTGCCAATATGGATGCTGAGAGTAAGGGTTCTTACGGCCACGTTCACTGATTGGGATACGATGTGCTCTCACTTGGATGGAATTAAAGCAGATTCGCCTGGCCGTACAGAG TGCCACCTGACCTATGAGCAAATGACGGATCCGATGATTCACGGATGCGTTGTCCTGGCTCTCTTTGTGGTCACCAGTGTTATCTTGACTTGGCTAAGTCGTCGTTGGGTAATTATAGgctatatttgcatttcaattatcGGATGCGTGGCCCTTAACTTTATGGAGCATCCTAATCTGATACTGATTAGTTTCTTCGCCATAATCGATCCGCTCATATGCAGCGTTAGGTTGGCAGGTTCCATGCTCATAGATCTCGTACCCACTCACCTTCG GGGTAAGGTCTTTGCTCTAATCAGTATGACGGGCCGGGCCGGGATTTTGATAACCAGTGTGTATGTGGGATACACCTTGTCGTACATCTGCTATGTAAcctttaatattttcattctAGTGCTCATAG GCTGTCATGTGTACTGGTTGCCATCTGAATTTCAACGAACAAGCTTTACAAATTAA
- the CG33233 gene encoding uncharacterized protein, isoform E has translation MPAMDVDTALLTIGYGLGQVIIFMVSFFIYMYSVTESMTAGYLVVLTSCEFDTSPKEKTLLANSLLGGMVASGLFIGFLADRYGRKFVIRLALVGALSFSVISALMPDLYSLSVIRIIVGTLYVARATKWGTVSKHLPISPTASRRLHLCR, from the exons ATGCCGGCGATGGATGTGGACACTGCTCTCTTAACCATAG GTTATGGGCTTGGTCAGGTGATCATTTTCATGGTGAGTTTCTTCATATACATGTACTCCGTAACTGAGTCCATGACTGCTGGCTATCTGGTGGTCCTGACCTCCTGCGAGTTCGATACCTCGCCTAAGGAGAAGACCCTATTGGCCAATTCCCTGCTGGGAGGGATGGTAGCTTCCGGATTGTTCATTGGCTTCCTGGCGGACAGGTATGGACGCAAGTTCGTTATCCGATTGGCACTCGTAGGAGCGCTGTCCTTCTCGGTGATTTCTGCTTTAATGCCGGATCTCTATTCGCTTTCTGTGATTCGGATTATTGTTGGAACTTTGTATGTGGCACGGGCAACAAAATGGGGCACAGTGTCTAAGCATCTCCCAATATCTCCTACAGCCTCTCGGCGGTTGCATCTTTGCAGGTAG
- the CG33234 gene encoding uncharacterized protein, isoform D, translating to MSDIDEVFTKLGFGKMQFIILLSCFNLQIWMTNEQLGFGVIIAGASCEMRIHDRRLAWLMAASFAAQMVSCFLWGELADVYGRRKIIMITSTVANIVSILSACVPEFWGFLFLRSVGGFFIAASVVSLMTYLSEFTKISLRPRVLTIMSFSLGVSMIYVPCLAGVLLPLRTEPSSWRILLLCNQVPGIIGIIILVFLPESPKYYLSINNQEKAMQVMEKICRMNKGKKVTLNSLGVESLTQPRLRQPTEKHGSCYETKVLLLNHAKIMWFFFIIFFSLSGLGFALPIWMLRVRVLTATFTDWDTMCSHLDGIKADSPGRTECHLTYEQMTDPMIHGCVVLALFVVTSVILTWLSRRWVIIGYICISIIGCVALNFMEHPNLILISFFAIIDPLICSVRLAGSMLIDLVPTHLRGKVFALISMTGRAGILITSVYVGYTLSYICYVTFNIFILVLIVTGCHVYWLPSEFQRTSFTN from the exons ATGAGTGACATAGATGAGGTGTTTACCAAGCTGG GTTTCGGCAAGATGCAGTTCATCATTTTATTAAGCTGCTTTAATCTGCAAATTTGGATGACCAACGAGCAGCTGGGATTTGGAGTAATAATAGCAGGTGCAAGTTGTGAAATGCGAATACACGACAGGCGGTTGGCCTGGTTAATGGCTGCAAGTTTCGCCGCCCAGATGGTATCCTGCTTTTTATGGGGCGAGCTGGCGGATGTGTACGGAAGGCGCAAAATCATTATGATTACGTCAACCGTTGCGAACATTGTGTCCATTCTCTCGGCTTGCGTGCCGGAGTTTTGGGGCTTCCTTTTCCTTCGTTCAGTGGGTGGCTTCTT TATTGCTGCGTCAGTTGTTTCTTTAATGACATACTTGAGTGAATTCACAAAGATCTCCTTGCGACCCAGGGTGCTGACCATTATGAGCTTTTCGCTCGGCGTGAGCATGATCTACGTGCCAT GTCTGGCCGGTGTTCTGCTGCCATTGCGAACGGAGCCCAGTAGTTGGCGCATCCTGCTGTTGTGCAACCAGGTGCCCGGAATCATCGGAATAATCATTCTGGTATTCCTGCCCGAGAGTCCAAAGTACTATCTGTCGATTAACAACCAGGAGAAGGCCATGCAAGTCATGGAAAAAATCTGCCGAATGAACAAGGGCAAGAAGGTTACTCTGAATAGTCTGGGAGTGGAGTCGCTAACCCAGCCGCGCCTGCGCCAACC AACCGAGAAGCACGGGTCGTGTTACGAAACCAAAGTGCTACTGCTAAACCATGCCAAAATCATGTGGTTTTTCTTCATCATATTCTTCAGCCTGTCGGGACT AGGTTTTGCCCTGCCAATATGGATGCTGAGAGTAAGGGTTCTTACGGCCACGTTCACTGATTGGGATACGATGTGCTCTCACTTGGATGGAATTAAAGCAGATTCGCCTGGCCGTACAGAG TGCCACCTGACCTATGAGCAAATGACGGATCCGATGATTCACGGATGCGTTGTCCTGGCTCTCTTTGTGGTCACCAGTGTTATCTTGACTTGGCTAAGTCGTCGTTGGGTAATTATAGgctatatttgcatttcaattatcGGATGCGTGGCCCTTAACTTTATGGAGCATCCTAATCTGATACTGATTAGTTTCTTCGCCATAATCGATCCGCTCATATGCAGCGTTAGGTTGGCAGGTTCCATGCTCATAGATCTCGTACCCACTCACCTTCG GGGTAAGGTCTTTGCTCTAATCAGTATGACGGGCCGGGCCGGGATTTTGATAACCAGTGTGTATGTGGGATACACCTTGTCGTACATCTGCTATGTAAcctttaatattttcattctAGTGCTCATAG TCACAGGCTGTCATGTGTACTGGTTGCCATCTGAATTTCAACGAACAAGCTTTACAAATTAA